From the Oryza glaberrima chromosome 5, OglaRS2, whole genome shotgun sequence genome, one window contains:
- the LOC127774024 gene encoding germin-like protein 5-1, producing MARPSLPCAVVAVLLLALLPTPSTAGDPDLLQDICVADLTSAVKVNGFACKAAVTEDDFYFKGLAAAGNTNNTYGSVVTGANVEKLPGLNTLGVSMSRIDYAPGGLNPPHTHPRATEMVFVLQGTLDVGFITTANKLYTKTISAGDVFVFPRGLLHFQKNNGDTPAAVISAFNSQLPGTQSLAMTLFAASPEVPDGVLTKAFQVGTKEVEKIKSRLAPKKR from the exons ATGGCTAGGCCTTCTCTCCCGTGTGCCGTCGtggccgtcctcctcctcgccctcctccccacgccgtccaccgccggcgacccTGACCTGCTCCAGGACATCTGCGTCGCTGACCTCACCTCAG CCGTGAAGGTGAATGGGTTCGCGTGCaaggcggcggtgacggaggaCGACTTCTACTTCAAggggcttgccgccgccggcaacaccAACAACACGTACGGCTCGGTGGTGACCGGCGCCAACGTGGAGAAGTTGCCGGGGCTCAACACCCTGGGCGTGTCCATGTCCCGGATCGACTACGCCCCCGGCGGCCTCAACCCGCCGCACACCCACCCGCGCGCCACCGAGATGGTGTTCGTCCTGCAGGGCACCCTCGACGTCGGCTTCATCACCACCGCCAACAAGCTGTACACCAAGACCATCTCCGCCGGCGACGTCTTCGTCTTCCCGCGCGGCCTGCTCCACTTCCAGAAGAACAACGGCGacacccccgccgccgtcatctCCGCCTTCAACAGCCAGCTGCCCGGCACGCAGTCCCTCGCCATGACGCTCTTCGCGGCGTCGCCGGAGGTGCCCGACGGCGTGCTCACCAAGGCCTTCCAGGTTGGCACCAAGGAGGTGGAGAAGATCAAATCCAGGCTTGCACCCAAGAAGAGATAA